The following are from one region of the Sorghum bicolor cultivar BTx623 chromosome 2, Sorghum_bicolor_NCBIv3, whole genome shotgun sequence genome:
- the LOC110432586 gene encoding pectinesterase inhibitor 10-like, whose translation MGGGVFGAEREHPVSACLCCMKKASQATLRGCESERARSLPPPLSPPLFLSNSIIPPSAAPHPPSSSSSSAPPPACLFFTLRRPPIADGSLLATAVADPPVSVPPIPPARSSCTEALPSIGAAPPDRAGSGTDLARPARNSAIAASRPARRSSPPRARECG comes from the coding sequence ATGGGGGGGGGCGTGTTTGGTGCCGAGCGCGAGCACCCTGTGTCTGCCTGTCTGTGCTGTATGAAGAAGGCTAGCCAAGCTACTCTCCGCGGATGtgagagcgagcgagcgagatcCCTCCCTCCGCCGCTCTCTCCCCCACTCTTCCTCTCCAATTCAATCATTCCTCCGTCCGCCGCACCGCAccccccctcttcctcctcctcctctgctccgCCCCCCGCCTGCCTCTTCTTCACCCTGCGTCGTCCTCCGATTGCCGACGGATCCCTCCTCGCCACCGCCGTCGCGGACCCACCGGTAAGCGTCCCGCCGATCCCCCCTGCCCGCTCTTCGTGTACGGAGGCTCTGCCCTCGATCGGCGCCGCTCCGCCGGATCGCGCCGGATCTGGTACGGATCTCGCCCGCCCCGCGCGTAATTCCGCGATCGCCGCGTCGCGCCCGGCTAGGAGATCCAGCCCCCCGCGCGCGCGGGAATGTGGATAA
- the LOC8063665 gene encoding heterogeneous nuclear ribonucleoprotein 1 has product MEAAAAAAVADYGKLFVGGISWETSEDRLRDYFGRFGEVTEAVIMRDRSTGRARGFGFVVFADPAVAERVTMDKHMIDGRMVEAKKAVPRDDHSIVSKSNASSIGSPGPGRTRKIFVGGLPSNVTEADFRRYFEQFGVITDVVVMYDHNTQRPRGFGFITYDSEDAVDKALHKSFHELNGKMVEVKRAVPKEQSPGPVVRSPVGVGQNYAMNRVHSFLNGFNQGYNPNPIGGYGMRVDGRYGLLSGARNGFSSFGPGYGMGMNVEGGMSGTFGASSGFISNSNGRQMGSYFNASSNRLGSPMGYLGLNDVPGSMLSSMSRNVWGNGSLNYPSNPTNMSAFSSPGNGGQVGITGDSWGGLPSAHGMGSISSLGSGNLGRGAGDNTFGLPSGSYGRSNSTGTIGEPFSASGNTYEVNNPDTYGSSSIYGGTAWRFASSEVDMPSFGHDIGNVDPTIK; this is encoded by the exons atggaggccgccgccgccgccgccgtcgccgactACGGGAAGCTCTTCGTCGGCGGCATCTCGTGGGAGACGAGCGAGGACCGCCTCCGCGACTACTTCGGCCGCTTCGGGGAGGTCACCGAGGCCGTCATCATGCGGGACCGCAGCACGGGCCGCGCCCGCGGCTTCGGCTTCGTCGTCTTCGCTGACCCTGCCGTCGCCGAGCGCGTCACCATGGACAAGCACATGATCGACGGGCGAATG GTGGAGGCGAAGAAGGCGGTTCCCAGGGACGACCACAGCATCGTGAGCAAGAGCAACGCGAGCAGCATAGGGTCGCCGGGGCCGGGACGCACCAGGAAGATCTTTGTCGGAGGCCTGCCCTCGAACGTCACCGAGGCGGACTTCAGGAGGTACTTTGAGCAGTTTGGCGTCATCACTGACGTGGTTGTGATGTACGACCACAACACGCAGAGGCCGAGGGGGTTTGGGTTCATCACCTACGATTCGGAAGACGCCGTGGACAAGGCCCTGCACAAGAGCTTCCATGAGCTGAATGGTAAGATGGTCGAGGTCAAGAGGGCTGTTCCGAAGGAGCAGTCGCCTGGACCTGTCGTGCGCTCGCCTGTGGGAGTGGGGCAGAACTATGCTATGAACAGGGTTCATAGCTTCCTCAACGGCTTCAACCAGGGTTACAACCCAAACCCCATTGGAGGTTATGGCATGAGGGTGGATGGAAGGTATGGCTTGCTTTCAGGTGCACGGAATGGGTTCTCTTCTTTTGGCCCAGGTTATGGGATGGGCATGAATGTCGAAGGCGGGATGAGCGGAACGTTTGGTGCAAGCTCTGGTTTCATCAGCAACTCCAATGGGAGGCAAATGGGTTCGTACTTCAATGCAAGTTCCAACAGGTTGGGTAGCCCTATGGGGTACCTTGGTCTTAATGATGTTCCGGGATCAATGCTGAGTTCCATGTCTAGGAACGTTTGGGGTAATGGGAGTCTAAACTACCCGAGCAATCCTACAAACATGAGTGCTTTTTCTTCACCTGGAAATGGGGGTCAAGTCGGTATTACTGGCGACAGTTGGGGAGGTCTCCCTTCTGCTCATGGGATGGGCAGCATCTCGAGCCTTGGGTCAGGGAACCTTGGTCGTGGAGCTGGAGATAACACCTTTGGTTTGCCTTCTGGCAGCTATGGGAGAAGCAACTCAACTGGTACAATCGGTGAGCCTTTTTCTGCATCAGGCAATACGTATGAAGTGAACAACCCAGATACATATGGGAGCAGCTCTATTTATGGTGGCACAGCCTGGAGGTTCGCATCATCTGAGGTTGACATGCCTTCTTTTGGTCATGATATTGGAAATGTCGATCCAACTATCAAATGA